The DNA region ATTCGCCCTGATTCTCTGCTTCCTGGCATCCGCGGCCCTTGCTTCGGAGACCGTCGATGAACAGCGTCCAATGAGTCCCGACGGACGCATCCAGTTCAGTGCCGTTACCGGCGAGTACCGGATCACGGGTAGCGACGATGACCGGCTCACCATTACCGGAACGCTTGGCGCGGATGTGCGCGAACTCAGCATCGACGGTGATGAATCTTCCTGGAACGTCAAACTCCATCCGGTCCGGGGTGGGGGCCGCATGTCGCGCGGCGCCAGCAGCTCGAACCTGACCATCGCCGTGCCGCATGGTGTGGAAGTCGAAGCCAGCACGGTCAGTGGCGATATCGAAGCCGAGAATCTCGCGGGCCGCCGGGTCAATCTTCAGTCGGTCAGCGGCTCGATACGGTTGAACGGCGTTGTGCCGGAACAACTTGAAGTGCAGACCGTCAGCGGCCAACAGCGCATGGATGCCGCTGGATTACGCGGCAATCGCCTGCGCTCGGTCAGCGGCAATATCGAGGCCGGCAACCTGGCCGGGCGGATCGACGTCAACAGCGTTTCGGGCGGCATCAGGCTCGACGGGGCCGATGTGGAAGAACTCAATATCGAAACCGTATCGAGCCGCGCCACCATCAATCTGAAGCCAGCGGCCAACGCCCGCTATCGCATCACCAGCCACAGCGGCAACATCGATCTGATACTGCCCGCAGATACGCCGCTGGACCTGCGCGCCAACACTTTCTCCGGACGCATCAGTAGCGATTTCGGCGGCGAAGTCCGGAGCGGTCGCGGCCCGGGCGAACGGCTCGATCACCGTACCGGCGACGGCAGTGTTCAGGTGGAATCGAAAAGTTTCAGCGGCAGCATCGAAGTCCGCAAGCAAGACTGACCGCGACACCCCACACCTCGTAAACCCTTAGAACCACTGATCAGGGCGTATCAGCACGCCCTTGGGAGATAGTTATGTCCTTTTTTCAGGGTCGTATGACCGTGCTTATGTGCTTTTCTCTGATGTTGCTGGTCCTTTCCGGCTCGGTGCCGGCCGACAGCGACCTGGCATTGCCTGACAACGGCAAGCGGGTATACACACCCGAAGACTTTCAGCGTTATGCCCCGCGCACCGCCCTGGACATGCTGGAGCAAGTGCCCAGTTTCCTGATCCGACAACAGGTACAGGAACGCGGACTGGGACAAGCCACCGGCAATGTACTGATCAATGGTCAGCGCATGTCGGGCAAGAGCAATGAAGTGATCTCGGAACTGGGGCGGATACCGGTGAGCAACGTTATTCGCATCGAGATCGTCGATGCCTCCACGCTGGATGTCCCGGGACTTTCCGGCCTGGTCGCCAACGTCGTGATCAGCGCAGAGCGCATCAGCGGACGTTATGCCTGGAGACCGGAATTCCGGCCCTA from Wenzhouxiangella sp. AB-CW3 includes:
- a CDS encoding DUF4097 family beta strand repeat-containing protein yields the protein MYKQSVFALILCFLASAALASETVDEQRPMSPDGRIQFSAVTGEYRITGSDDDRLTITGTLGADVRELSIDGDESSWNVKLHPVRGGGRMSRGASSSNLTIAVPHGVEVEASTVSGDIEAENLAGRRVNLQSVSGSIRLNGVVPEQLEVQTVSGQQRMDAAGLRGNRLRSVSGNIEAGNLAGRIDVNSVSGGIRLDGADVEELNIETVSSRATINLKPAANARYRITSHSGNIDLILPADTPLDLRANTFSGRISSDFGGEVRSGRGPGERLDHRTGDGSVQVESKSFSGSIEVRKQD